A stretch of DNA from Pseudonocardia hierapolitana:
CGCGGCGACCTGCGGGAACGTCACATCGCCCGGCCGGCCGACGGCGATGCCGTCGGCCACGGTGCGCATCCCGGCGAGTGGGACCGGCTCGCCGGCGGCGAGCGAGGGCGGCCACGCGGCGGCGCCTTCGGCCTGCACGCCCACGACGGTGATGTCGGGCCGCTGCCCCTTGACGGCCGCGGCGATCCCGCCGACCAGCCCGCCGCCCCCGGTGCAGACGAGCACCGTGCGCACGTCCGGCACCTGCTCCAGGATCTCGAGCCCCACGGTGCCCTGTCCGGCGATCACGTCCCGGTGGTCGAAGGGGTGCACGAACACCGCACCCGTGCGCTCGGCGAACTCGGTGGCGGCCGCGATGCTGCCGTCGATCGTCTCGCCGACCAGGTGCACCTCCGCGCCGTAGCCACGGGTGGCGCCGACCTTCGGGATGGCGGCCCGCTCTGGCATGAAGACGGTGGCCCGGATGCCGAGCATCTGCGCGGCGAGCGCCACGCCCTGCGCGTGGTTGCCGGCGCTGGCGGCCACCACCCCGCGGGCCCGCTCCGCCGGGTCCAGCCGGGCGATCCGGGTGTACGCACCGCGGATCTTGAACGAGCCGGTGCGCTGGAGGTTCTCGCACTTCAGCCACACCGGCCCGCCGCACAGCTCGGACAGCGCGCGCGATCCGGCCATCGGCGTGGCCGACACCACTCCTGCGAGCAGCTCACGCGCCGCCCGGACGTCGTCCACCCCGACCGGGGGCACGGGTGTGTCGACGGCGGCCATGCGG
This window harbors:
- the ilvA gene encoding threonine ammonia-lyase, with amino-acid sequence MAAVDTPVPPVGVDDVRAARELLAGVVSATPMAGSRALSELCGGPVWLKCENLQRTGSFKIRGAYTRIARLDPAERARGVVAASAGNHAQGVALAAQMLGIRATVFMPERAAIPKVGATRGYGAEVHLVGETIDGSIAAATEFAERTGAVFVHPFDHRDVIAGQGTVGLEILEQVPDVRTVLVCTGGGGLVGGIAAAVKGQRPDITVVGVQAEGAAAWPPSLAAGEPVPLAGMRTVADGIAVGRPGDVTFPQVAALVDEIVTVGEDALSRALLHCLERAKLLVEPAGAAAVAALLEHPQEFATPAVAVLSGGNVDPLVLLHVIEHGMAAAARYLSLRVRVGDRPGALAELLALVGSLGANVLDVSHSRISGTLPLGDVEVALSMETRGPEHCAALVDALRAAGHAVSDVGL